In Palleronia sp. LCG004, a single window of DNA contains:
- a CDS encoding aspartate carbamoyltransferase catalytic subunit encodes MAFRQKHLLGIEPLAPDEISTILDLAQDYATRNRSGGNHEQALRGLTQINMFFENSTRTQASFEIAGLRLGAHVMNMPMQASSIKKGETLIDTALTLNAMHPDLLVVRHPHSGAVNLLAEKVACAVLNAGDGRHEHPTQALLDALTIRRKKGRLHRLSVAICGDIAHSRVARSNIWLLGKMESRLRLVGPPTLIPAQARDWGCEVYHDMREGLKDADVVMMLRLQRERMDGGFIPSEREYYHRYGLDAEKLSHAKPDAIVMHPGPMNRGVEIDGTLADDINRSVIQEQVEMGVAVRMAAMDLLARNLHAARAA; translated from the coding sequence ATGGCATTCCGTCAGAAACACCTGCTGGGAATCGAACCGCTTGCGCCGGACGAGATCTCGACGATCCTCGATCTTGCCCAGGACTACGCGACACGGAACCGTTCCGGCGGCAATCATGAGCAAGCGCTTCGTGGTCTTACCCAGATCAACATGTTCTTCGAGAACTCGACCCGCACGCAGGCGAGTTTCGAGATCGCGGGTCTGAGGCTTGGTGCACATGTGATGAACATGCCGATGCAGGCGAGTTCGATAAAGAAGGGCGAAACGCTCATCGATACGGCACTCACGCTGAACGCGATGCATCCCGACCTGCTCGTCGTTCGTCATCCCCATTCGGGGGCCGTGAACCTTCTGGCCGAAAAGGTCGCTTGCGCGGTCCTGAACGCAGGCGACGGGCGGCACGAACATCCGACGCAAGCGCTGCTCGACGCATTGACGATCCGGCGCAAGAAAGGCCGGCTCCACCGCCTCAGTGTCGCGATCTGCGGCGACATCGCCCACAGCCGCGTCGCACGATCGAATATCTGGCTGCTGGGCAAGATGGAAAGTCGCCTGCGGCTTGTCGGCCCGCCCACGTTGATCCCCGCCCAGGCCCGCGACTGGGGCTGCGAAGTCTATCACGACATGCGGGAGGGTCTGAAGGATGCCGACGTGGTGATGATGCTGCGCCTCCAGCGCGAGCGCATGGATGGCGGCTTCATCCCATCCGAACGGGAATACTACCACCGCTACGGGCTGGATGCCGAGAAACTTTCGCACGCGAAACCCGACGCGATCGTGATGCATCCCGGCCCGATGAACCGCGGCGTGGAGATCGACGGCACGCTCGCCGACGACATCAATCGCTCCGTCATCCAGGAGCAGGTCGAGATGGGTGTGGCCGTGCGAATGGCGGCAATGGACCTTCTCGCGCGCAATCTGCACGCCGCCCGAGCCGCTTGA